Proteins encoded together in one Streptomyces sp. B1I3 window:
- a CDS encoding helix-turn-helix domain-containing protein — protein sequence MRRTSFDGWPCSIARTVDILGDGWTLLVLREVFYGESRFDGFIDSLGIARNTLSDRLRRLEGMEMLQRRAYQTEPVRHEYLLTDKGRDFFGVLAAMNAWGDRWQTGEEGIPVIMHHTACGHDTQATVVCSSCSAPLHHYDVAVRTGPGYPDRLLDNPAVRARFNADTNTGVSP from the coding sequence ATGAGACGAACCTCGTTCGATGGCTGGCCCTGCTCCATCGCCCGCACCGTGGACATCCTCGGCGACGGCTGGACGCTGCTCGTGCTGCGCGAGGTCTTCTACGGCGAGTCCCGCTTTGACGGATTCATCGACTCACTCGGCATCGCCCGCAACACCCTCTCCGACCGCCTGCGACGCCTGGAAGGGATGGAAATGCTCCAGCGCCGCGCCTACCAGACAGAACCCGTCCGCCACGAGTACCTACTCACGGACAAGGGACGTGACTTCTTCGGCGTGCTGGCTGCGATGAACGCCTGGGGTGACCGCTGGCAGACCGGCGAGGAGGGCATTCCGGTGATCATGCACCACACGGCCTGCGGCCATGACACCCAGGCCACGGTGGTCTGCTCCTCCTGCAGCGCGCCCCTGCATCACTACGACGTGGCCGTGCGCACCGGGCCCGGCTACCCGGACCGGCTGCTCGACAACCCCGCAGTGCGCGCGCGCTTCAACGCCGACACGAACACGGGCGTTTCCCCTTGA
- a CDS encoding pyridoxamine 5'-phosphate oxidase family protein, translating into MVEQSQKDPNEPGVDDAVGDIGRRVAARREHLGLTRAELALRTGSAPGYIEYVETKPGVHGMSFMLRLANALETTVDEITGGTVDLPPGVGRAAYHPELVEIGQEECWKLLGSHGVGRVVVSDAQRGPAVFPVNYISTEGQIAYRTSVDSGPVDAAGHETAFEVDHIDDAFSRGWSVLVVGQARTVTEPEVVQRLVAPHSSTLPWAGGRRDLWVVVTPSRVTGRRIVVRDR; encoded by the coding sequence ATGGTTGAGCAGTCGCAGAAGGACCCCAACGAACCCGGGGTCGACGACGCAGTGGGCGATATCGGCAGACGTGTCGCCGCGCGCCGTGAGCACCTCGGACTGACCAGAGCGGAGCTCGCGCTCCGCACCGGCTCAGCGCCCGGATACATCGAATATGTGGAGACCAAGCCTGGTGTTCATGGGATGAGCTTCATGCTGCGCTTGGCCAACGCGCTCGAGACGACGGTGGACGAAATCACGGGTGGCACAGTCGACCTGCCTCCTGGTGTCGGCCGAGCGGCCTATCACCCCGAGTTGGTGGAAATCGGTCAGGAGGAATGCTGGAAGCTGCTCGGCAGTCACGGAGTGGGCCGGGTAGTCGTCAGCGACGCGCAGCGGGGACCAGCCGTTTTTCCGGTCAACTACATCTCCACCGAGGGCCAGATCGCCTACAGGACCTCGGTGGACTCCGGTCCGGTGGACGCGGCCGGGCACGAGACCGCCTTCGAGGTGGATCACATCGACGACGCCTTCAGCCGGGGATGGAGCGTGCTGGTCGTGGGGCAAGCGCGCACTGTCACCGAGCCCGAGGTGGTCCAGCGGCTTGTTGCCCCGCACAGCTCTACTCTGCCCTGGGCCGGCGGGCGGCGGGATCTGTGGGTCGTGGTGACACCCAGCAGGGTGACCGGACGCCGCATCGTTGTTCGCGATAGATGA
- a CDS encoding crotonase/enoyl-CoA hydratase family protein: protein MMSTSEDAAEVTVERDGHVLLMGLNRPAKRNAFTRHMLTKLAAAYGLLESDDDLRCGVLFAHGDHFTGGLDMLDVGTELASGKFDAPEGSRDPWRLDGPWTKPVVAAAQGWVMTLGIELLLAADIRVAARDARFAQYEIRRGIYPFGGATFRFPQQAGWGNAMRWILTGEEFDAAEAHRIGLVQELADDGPASLERATRIARVIAEKSAPLGVRTVFSSAHLARESGERAAIERLRPDIARLFATADGAEGIQSFIERRDAAFTGR, encoded by the coding sequence ATGATGTCCACATCTGAGGACGCTGCCGAAGTCACCGTCGAGCGGGACGGGCACGTCCTGCTGATGGGCCTGAACCGCCCCGCCAAACGCAATGCGTTCACCCGGCACATGCTCACCAAATTGGCGGCCGCCTACGGCCTGCTGGAGTCCGACGACGACCTGCGGTGCGGAGTGCTGTTCGCGCACGGCGACCACTTCACCGGCGGCCTGGACATGCTCGATGTCGGCACGGAACTGGCCTCGGGGAAGTTCGACGCCCCAGAGGGCAGCCGTGACCCCTGGCGACTGGACGGACCCTGGACCAAGCCGGTCGTCGCTGCCGCACAGGGCTGGGTGATGACCCTCGGGATCGAGCTGCTGCTCGCCGCCGACATCCGAGTGGCCGCCCGGGACGCACGGTTCGCCCAGTACGAGATCCGCCGCGGCATCTACCCCTTCGGAGGCGCCACCTTCCGCTTCCCCCAGCAGGCCGGCTGGGGTAACGCCATGCGCTGGATCCTCACCGGCGAGGAGTTCGACGCCGCTGAGGCCCACCGCATCGGTCTGGTGCAAGAACTTGCCGACGACGGACCGGCCTCGCTCGAGCGCGCCACCCGGATCGCCCGGGTCATCGCCGAAAAATCGGCTCCACTGGGAGTCAGGACCGTCTTCAGTTCCGCCCACCTGGCGCGCGAATCCGGTGAGAGGGCCGCGATTGAGCGGCTGCGCCCCGACATCGCCCGCCTCTTCGCCACCGCTGATGGCGCCGAAGGCATCCAATCCTTCATCGAGCGCCGCGACGCCGCCTTCACCGGCCGCTGA
- a CDS encoding alpha/beta fold hydrolase: MFEEFATRTVRTGEASVFVRYGGEGPPLLLLHGHPRTSATWHRVAPVLVRRGFTVVCPDLRGYGRSRGPAPASDHVPHSKRAVAEDMVEVMQAFGHQRFGLVGHDRGVAVALRLVLDHPSAVTRVAFLDGLPLSEHLARADARFATAWWHWFFFAQPEIPERVINADPDAWYCGDPEAMGQENHDEWRAATRNPDVVRAMLEDYRAGLTVDRQHEEADRARGARIDCPILVLWSLRDDLEDLYGDPRTIWRDWADDVRGHGIDAGHHVAEEAPGPLSAALGDFFTH, translated from the coding sequence GTGTTCGAGGAGTTCGCTACCAGGACGGTGCGCACCGGTGAAGCGTCCGTCTTCGTTCGGTACGGGGGCGAGGGCCCGCCTCTCCTGTTGCTGCACGGCCACCCGCGCACGTCGGCGACCTGGCATCGGGTCGCGCCCGTCCTAGTGCGGCGCGGCTTCACCGTCGTCTGCCCCGACCTGCGCGGTTACGGGCGCTCCCGCGGCCCGGCGCCCGCTTCTGATCATGTCCCGCACTCCAAGCGTGCCGTGGCCGAGGACATGGTCGAGGTCATGCAGGCGTTCGGGCACCAGCGCTTCGGGCTCGTCGGCCACGACCGCGGGGTCGCCGTGGCGCTCCGGCTGGTGCTGGACCACCCCTCCGCGGTGACCCGGGTGGCGTTCCTGGACGGCTTGCCTCTGAGCGAGCACCTGGCCCGCGCCGACGCCCGGTTCGCCACCGCGTGGTGGCACTGGTTCTTCTTCGCCCAGCCGGAGATCCCCGAACGCGTCATCAACGCCGACCCCGACGCCTGGTACTGCGGCGACCCCGAGGCCATGGGGCAGGAAAATCACGACGAGTGGCGGGCCGCCACCAGGAATCCGGACGTCGTCCGCGCCATGCTGGAGGACTACCGTGCCGGGCTCACCGTGGACCGCCAACACGAGGAGGCGGACCGAGCCCGGGGCGCACGGATCGACTGCCCCATCCTGGTTCTGTGGTCGCTGAGGGACGACCTGGAGGACCTGTACGGCGACCCGCGCACCATCTGGCGCGACTGGGCCGACGACGTCCGGGGCCACGGCATCGACGCCGGCCATCACGTGGCCGAGGAAGCCCCCGGCCCGCTCTCCGCCGCCCTGGGCGACTTCTTCACCCACTGA